ACCGGTACAGAAAAATTATTCGGAAGCACAAGAGAAGCCGCCTTAAAAATCAAAAATGAAGTTCACAAAAAAACAGGCCTTACAGTAAGCATAGGAGTTTCTTCCTCAATGTATGTTGCAAAAATAGCATCAGGCTACAGAAAGCCGGACGGACTTACCATAGTTGAAAACGGAGATGAAGAAAAATTCATGCTTTCCCTTCCACTGGAAAAACTATGGGGAGCAGGAACCAAAACCCAGAATCACCTCAAAGAAATAGGTCTTTCAACAATTGAACTGATACATTCAAAACCGCTTAATCTTTTAATTTCAATTTTCGGACAGTCCTCAGGAACTTTTCTGTACAATGCCGTCAGGGGAAACAAAGATTATGTTTTTGGTTCAGAGGCAAAAAATCATTCCATAAGCACGGAAACAACCTTTGATTTTGACTTAACCGACAGAAATTCCATCGAAAAAGCCATAATGGAACTATGCTGGAACATAATGTGGAGACTTCACAAAGAAAACTCCAGAACACGCACTGTGATGCTTAAAATACGCTATGAAGATTTTACCACGGTTTCAGTCCAGGAAACCTTTCTTACTCCAGTCAGTTCAAGCGATGACCTTTACGAAAGGGCACTTAAACTCTTCATGAAAAAATACGACGGTACTTCAGGAATACGGCTTCTCGGTGTCTGCGCGTGCAATATAGAATCAAAGGACATTCCCGTTCAAAAAAGCCTCTTTGATTTCGGCGAAGAAAAAAAAGCAAGGCTTGAAAAAGCCATATATAATCTTGAGGACAAAAATCCTGCCCTTAAGATCCGTAAGGCACGAATGATAGAAAAAAAAGATTAAGGGCATCTCTAGAAATCCACTAATGTGTATTTCTAGAGAATGCCGACGAGTTTTAAGTCGTTGTAATGTCACGACTTAAAACATCGCTCTTTCAGAGTTATCTCTAAAAATTGCAATTTTTAGAGATTCCCTTAAGGTTCTCCCTATTTACCCCATTAAAATTTAGCATTAAAATACTCTCCCTATGCTTGAAGACACATTAAAAGACGAACTTAATCCACAGCAGTACAGAGCCGTAACAACAATAGAAGGTCCCATCCTGATTATTGCAGGGGCTGGTTCCGGAAAAACCCGTGTAATAACCTTCCGTATTGCAAACATGCTTGAAAAAGGAATACCCCAAAGTGCAATTCTTGCCCTTACTTTTACTAACAAGGCTGCAAGGGAAATGGAAGAAAGAATAAAGGGACTGACAGGAAAAAAACTCCAGAATCTTACGGTCAGTACCTTCCATGCTTTCGGAGTAAAAATTCTCAGACAGGACATAGACAAGCTTGGATGGAGAAATAATTTTTCTATATATGACGAAACTGATAAAAAAGCCCTCATTAAAGAAACTGCCAGGGAACTGGGAATGAGCGCCCAGGCAATGGATCTATATGAAACCGTAACTTTATTCAGCGACATAAAAACAGGACGAAAAAACTGGGAACACAGTCAGGACGCATATAAAAAACTCTATGAAGGCTATCAGGAAGGACTTAAACTTTACAATGCAGTTGATTTTGATGACCTCATCGTTCTTCCAATCAGACTCTTTAAGGAACATCCGGACGTACTTGCCTCTTATAAAGCCAGATACAAATACCTTATGGTTGATGAATTTCAGGATACAAGCCACCAGCAGTATGAATTCATGCACCTTCTTTCTGATACAAACGTCGCTGTTGTCGGAGATGACGATCAGAGCATTTACAGCTGGCGGGGTGCAGACTACCAGAACATCATCAACTTTGAAAAGGATTTTCCAGGAGTACAGGAAATAAGGCTTGAGCAGAACTACCGTTCCACCGGAACCATTCTTGCTGCTGCAAACGGTGTCATAAAACACAACACAAACAGAAAAGACAAGGAACTATGGAGCGGAAACGGCAGCGGCAAACCTATAGAACTTTACATGCCGGAAAACGAAGCAGCTGAAGCTGATTTTATAGCAGAAGGAATTCTGGGGATTTCAGCAGACGAAAAACGAAAATATGATGATTTCGGCATACTTATCAGGAGCAATACACAGAGCCGGGCCATTGAAGAAGCCCTTCTGGAAAACAACATTCCGTATACAATGAGCGGCGGAACATCTTTTTTTGAACGCTCAGAAATTAAAGATATAATAAGCTACCTCAGGGTAATTTCTAATCATGATGATGATATAAACCTTCTCAGGATAATCAACACACCACGAAGGGGAATCGGCCGCTCGACGATACAGGTGCTTAATGAAACCGCAAAAAACCTGAGCTGTCCACTTTATGATGCAATTCAGGCAATACTGACCTGTCCCCAGGAAGAATGTCCGGTATCGGAAAAAACTAAAGCCGATCTTGAAAGTTTTGTCTCAATAATCGAAAACAACAAAAGCATGCTTTCAGGAAAAGGCCTTGCAAAAAAAGTAAGGGAAATGGTTGCTGACATAAATTATTTTGATTTTCTCGTAACCGATAATCCGAAAAGCGAAAAAGCAGCCAGATTTAAATTCATGAACATTGAAAGCCTTATAAAAAGCATGGAACAGTGGGAAAACAATCCGATGAACGAAGACACAAGCCTTTACGCCTACCTGAACCGCATTACTCTTTTAAGCAGGGATGATCTTGATGACGGAGAAGCGGATAAAGGAAAGGTAAACCTTATGACAGTTCATGCCAGCAAGGGACTTGAATTTCCAGTTGTATTCATAGCAGGAGCAGAAGAAGGCCTTATGCCTCATGCAAGGGCCGTTGAGGAAGGCGGAGAAAATGCCGTTGAAGAAGAGCGCAGGCTTTTTTACGTTGCCGTAACCAGAGCAAGGGACAGACTGCTTATATCAAGCTGTCAGAGCAGAAGAAAAATGAATGCAAGCGTAAGCTGCGAACCAAGCAGATTTATCGATGAGATCCCAAAGAACCTTGTTGAATACCATGAAAAAAGAGAAAACGTTTCTGCAGAACAGGCTCACGAACTGCTCCAGAACATGTTGAAAAACTTTGCAAAACCCCGTGTTCCAAAACTATAAAACTTATGTTAGAATTACAGTACACGAAGATGACACGATATTTTACGGAGTAAATATGAAAAAACAGATTTTACCGATTTTCGCAGCAATACTTGCCTTCATTTCCTGTTCATCTACAAAAAACGAGGCATTAAATGAAAATATCGAGGAAGAAATTCCTCCTTCTCCTCCCGTACTTACGGAACTTCCTGTAATAAACTATTCCGGAAGAGGAATCAGGTACGAAGTAGAATCCATGCTTCTTCACAATTTTATCGTTATGTATGATCCTGCTGCCAGCAAAAAATACTGTGCACGGCTTAATGACGAAGCGGCATCTGCCAGTCTTAAAATTAAGTTTCCTGCAGGAACTTATGAATGCATGCTCTGTGAAAAAGCCCCGGACGGAGACCACAGTGCATTCTATCTTTCTCTTGACGGAATTTCCTACAGAATATATCCAAGCGACCCGCCTTTAGGTTCCTGGGAACTGACATCAAGGGTTCCTGTATATTTTACGATAGAAGAGCCTAGAACTATTCTCGTAGAAATTACTGCAAACAGCAAAAACAGACTCGGTCATACGGGAATGAGTCTGGATTACATTCAGTTTGTAAAGAGAGACTG
Above is a window of Treponema rectale DNA encoding:
- the dinB gene encoding DNA polymerase IV, with the protein product MNSSVCEKKYFHVDLDAFFASVEQNDHPEYRGKPVIVGGLPGDRRAVVSTASYEARRYGIHSAMPLSKAVELCPDGIYLRGNYSRYSELSHKIMQIFNSYSPEVLQMSIDEAFIDMTGTEKLFGSTREAALKIKNEVHKKTGLTVSIGVSSSMYVAKIASGYRKPDGLTIVENGDEEKFMLSLPLEKLWGAGTKTQNHLKEIGLSTIELIHSKPLNLLISIFGQSSGTFLYNAVRGNKDYVFGSEAKNHSISTETTFDFDLTDRNSIEKAIMELCWNIMWRLHKENSRTRTVMLKIRYEDFTTVSVQETFLTPVSSSDDLYERALKLFMKKYDGTSGIRLLGVCACNIESKDIPVQKSLFDFGEEKKARLEKAIYNLEDKNPALKIRKARMIEKKD
- a CDS encoding ATP-dependent helicase translates to MLEDTLKDELNPQQYRAVTTIEGPILIIAGAGSGKTRVITFRIANMLEKGIPQSAILALTFTNKAAREMEERIKGLTGKKLQNLTVSTFHAFGVKILRQDIDKLGWRNNFSIYDETDKKALIKETARELGMSAQAMDLYETVTLFSDIKTGRKNWEHSQDAYKKLYEGYQEGLKLYNAVDFDDLIVLPIRLFKEHPDVLASYKARYKYLMVDEFQDTSHQQYEFMHLLSDTNVAVVGDDDQSIYSWRGADYQNIINFEKDFPGVQEIRLEQNYRSTGTILAAANGVIKHNTNRKDKELWSGNGSGKPIELYMPENEAAEADFIAEGILGISADEKRKYDDFGILIRSNTQSRAIEEALLENNIPYTMSGGTSFFERSEIKDIISYLRVISNHDDDINLLRIINTPRRGIGRSTIQVLNETAKNLSCPLYDAIQAILTCPQEECPVSEKTKADLESFVSIIENNKSMLSGKGLAKKVREMVADINYFDFLVTDNPKSEKAARFKFMNIESLIKSMEQWENNPMNEDTSLYAYLNRITLLSRDDLDDGEADKGKVNLMTVHASKGLEFPVVFIAGAEEGLMPHARAVEEGGENAVEEERRLFYVAVTRARDRLLISSCQSRRKMNASVSCEPSRFIDEIPKNLVEYHEKRENVSAEQAHELLQNMLKNFAKPRVPKL